In a genomic window of Spirosoma agri:
- a CDS encoding glycoside hydrolase family 3 N-terminal domain-containing protein codes for MNRPQFTAIAMAALASLYLSAYSPPADTPPLYKNASAPIESRIRDLLKRMTKEEKVGQLSTLLGWEMYEKQGDSVQVSEKFKKAVSEQRIGMLWATLRADPWTQKTLKTGLNPTLAARATNALQKYVIENTRLGIPLLLAEECPHGHMAIGTTVFPTALGQGSTWNPALIQQMATTIAKETRLQGAHAGYGPVLDLAREPRWSRVEETYGEDPVLNGQMGIAMVNGFQGMNLNSGVNIISTLKHFTAYGVPEGGHNGGSVSPGTRELFQVYLPPFRDAVKAGALSVMTAYNSIDGIPCSANPFLLKTVLRDQWKFTGYVVSDLGSISGLRSNHRIASTPADAAEVAIESGLDSDLGGYGFGKALQEAVDKGAVTTAVLDTAVSRILRMKFAMGLFESPYVSPEKAGAGTRTAKHVELARQVARESVILLKNSDKLLPLTKYVKNIAVIGPNADNVYNQLGDYTAPQAEGAVVTVLQGIRNKLGTNAQINYVSGCAIRDTMTNSIAEAVEAAKRAEVAVVVLGGSSARDFKTEYQSTGAAKVTATSVSDMESGEGFDRASLDLMGRQLELLQAVVKTGTPVVLVLIKGRPLNLNWANANVPAIIDAWYPGQEGGNAIADVLFGDYNPAGRLPISVPKSVGQLPVYYNYKNPARHDYVEMDARPLFPFGYGLSYSTFEYGSLQIQVAPTPTNVLVTATFTLKNTSGRDGDEVAQLYVSDNVSSVVSPSKQLKKFARVHLKAGEQKTVTFQLRADDLMLLNPAMHWVAEKGDFTIMVGASSDDIRQKQVFSLPADIQVRM; via the coding sequence ATGAATCGTCCTCAGTTTACCGCCATTGCGATGGCCGCCCTGGCCTCACTTTACCTGTCAGCCTACTCCCCTCCGGCTGATACGCCCCCGCTCTACAAGAACGCGTCGGCTCCCATCGAAAGCCGTATCCGCGATCTCCTCAAACGCATGACGAAGGAGGAGAAGGTAGGTCAGCTATCGACGCTGCTAGGCTGGGAGATGTACGAAAAGCAGGGTGATTCGGTCCAGGTGAGTGAGAAATTCAAAAAGGCGGTCAGCGAACAGCGGATCGGTATGCTGTGGGCAACGCTACGGGCTGATCCGTGGACGCAGAAAACGCTGAAAACCGGCCTGAATCCGACTCTGGCAGCCCGCGCGACCAACGCGCTCCAGAAGTACGTAATCGAAAACACACGTCTGGGTATTCCGCTGCTACTGGCCGAAGAATGTCCACACGGGCACATGGCAATTGGCACGACGGTTTTCCCGACCGCATTAGGCCAGGGCAGCACCTGGAACCCCGCTCTGATTCAGCAGATGGCGACGACGATTGCCAAAGAAACCCGATTACAGGGCGCACATGCGGGTTATGGCCCCGTGCTCGATCTGGCCCGGGAGCCCCGGTGGTCGCGTGTGGAGGAAACCTACGGCGAAGACCCGGTTCTAAATGGTCAGATGGGTATTGCCATGGTCAACGGATTTCAGGGTATGAATCTCAACAGTGGCGTCAACATCATCTCCACGCTGAAGCATTTTACGGCGTACGGCGTTCCCGAAGGTGGTCATAACGGGGGGAGTGTCAGCCCCGGCACGCGCGAGTTGTTTCAGGTCTATTTGCCGCCTTTTCGGGATGCGGTCAAAGCCGGAGCCTTGTCGGTCATGACGGCGTATAACTCCATCGATGGCATTCCCTGTTCGGCAAACCCGTTTTTATTGAAGACCGTATTGCGCGATCAGTGGAAGTTTACTGGGTATGTCGTTTCCGATCTGGGCAGTATTTCAGGGTTAAGGAGTAATCATCGGATTGCCAGTACCCCCGCCGACGCGGCTGAAGTAGCGATTGAATCTGGCCTGGATTCGGATCTGGGTGGGTATGGTTTCGGAAAAGCACTCCAGGAAGCGGTCGATAAAGGTGCCGTTACCACAGCAGTACTGGATACAGCGGTAAGCCGGATTTTACGGATGAAGTTTGCCATGGGATTATTCGAGTCACCTTATGTCAGTCCCGAAAAAGCGGGCGCTGGAACCCGAACAGCGAAGCACGTAGAACTGGCCAGGCAGGTTGCGCGCGAATCGGTCATACTTCTCAAGAACAGCGACAAACTACTTCCTCTCACAAAATACGTAAAAAACATCGCGGTCATCGGGCCCAATGCCGACAACGTGTACAACCAGTTGGGCGACTATACAGCTCCCCAGGCCGAGGGCGCAGTCGTGACCGTTTTACAGGGCATTCGCAATAAACTCGGTACCAACGCCCAGATCAACTACGTCAGCGGGTGCGCGATCCGCGATACAATGACCAATTCCATTGCCGAAGCCGTTGAAGCCGCCAAACGAGCGGAGGTAGCGGTCGTCGTGCTGGGCGGGTCCAGCGCGCGTGATTTCAAGACGGAATACCAAAGTACCGGCGCGGCCAAAGTCACGGCAACGTCGGTGAGCGATATGGAAAGTGGCGAGGGTTTCGACCGGGCCAGTCTGGATTTGATGGGCAGACAACTGGAACTGTTGCAGGCCGTTGTAAAAACCGGAACACCCGTGGTCCTTGTTTTAATCAAAGGTCGCCCGCTCAATCTGAACTGGGCCAATGCCAATGTACCTGCCATTATCGATGCCTGGTATCCCGGTCAGGAAGGTGGCAATGCGATTGCCGATGTGTTGTTCGGCGATTACAATCCGGCGGGTCGTCTGCCGATTTCAGTGCCTAAATCAGTCGGCCAGTTGCCTGTCTATTACAACTACAAAAACCCGGCCCGGCACGATTACGTCGAAATGGATGCCCGTCCCTTGTTTCCGTTCGGGTATGGTCTGAGCTATTCAACGTTCGAGTACGGCAGTTTGCAAATTCAGGTGGCCCCAACTCCTACTAATGTGCTTGTTACGGCAACGTTCACGCTGAAAAACACGAGCGGTCGCGACGGTGATGAAGTCGCTCAATTGTATGTCAGTGACAACGTAAGTTCCGTAGTCAGCCCGTCGAAGCAACTCAAAAAATTTGCCCGCGTACATCTTAAAGCGGGTGAGCAGAAAACGGTCACGTTTCAATTACGGGCCGACGATCTGATGCTGTTGAATCCCGCCATGCACTGGGTCGCAGAAAAGGGCGATTTCACCATCATGGTCGGAGCTTCATCCGATGACATTCGCCAGAAGCAGGTATTTTCGTTACCAGCTGACATTCAGGTACGTATGTAA
- a CDS encoding DinB family protein, whose translation MTTKLPYRFVLAFVGLLMTLSAVQAAKPLSTIAQLTAEWQRAKEYTKEYLDAMPEDGMGYKPTPEIRSFAEQMLHLANANYNFGATASGKTNPFQGKKMEEMADLKTKAALTKAVMDSYDFMIDAVKGMSDAQLAETVKMGPREMTRETVLAKAFEHQTHHRGQTTIYIRMKGVKPPNEKLF comes from the coding sequence ATGACCACTAAACTACCTTACCGATTTGTGCTGGCCTTTGTGGGCTTGCTAATGACCCTTTCGGCTGTTCAGGCTGCGAAGCCGCTGTCTACGATAGCCCAGTTAACGGCTGAGTGGCAGCGCGCCAAAGAATACACGAAGGAATATCTGGATGCGATGCCCGAAGACGGCATGGGCTACAAACCGACGCCCGAAATTCGCAGTTTTGCCGAGCAGATGCTGCATCTGGCCAACGCAAATTACAACTTTGGGGCTACTGCCAGCGGGAAAACCAATCCGTTTCAGGGAAAGAAAATGGAAGAGATGGCAGATCTCAAAACCAAGGCCGCGCTGACGAAAGCCGTTATGGATAGCTACGATTTTATGATCGATGCCGTCAAAGGAATGAGTGATGCGCAACTGGCCGAAACCGTGAAAATGGGGCCACGCGAAATGACACGGGAGACCGTACTGGCAAAAGCATTCGAGCACCAGACGCATCATCGGGGTCAGACAACGATCTATATTCGCATGAAAGGTGTTAAGCCACCCAACGAAAAATTATTTTAA
- a CDS encoding SDR family oxidoreductase: MADGQKTALVTGGSKGIGYGIAEALIQQGINVAITSRSAESAAAAAESLNQIKPGSALGIAADVRDLASQQQAVEAVLAQWGQLDYVIANAGVGHFAPIQELTPEQWHETIDINLTGVFYTAKATIDALIKTEGYFITISSLAGTNFFEKGAAYNASKFGLVGFSQAIMLDLRSEGIKVTTIMPGSVATYFDNHQPSEKDAWKIQPEDIGQMVVDLIRMPARTLPSKIEVRPTRPGGK; encoded by the coding sequence ATGGCAGATGGACAAAAGACCGCGCTGGTTACAGGCGGTTCGAAGGGAATTGGGTACGGCATTGCCGAAGCCTTGATTCAGCAGGGAATTAATGTAGCAATCACTAGTCGGTCAGCGGAAAGTGCCGCAGCTGCGGCTGAGTCACTCAATCAGATCAAGCCGGGCAGTGCGCTCGGTATTGCCGCCGACGTGCGGGATTTAGCTTCACAACAACAGGCTGTAGAGGCTGTATTAGCCCAATGGGGACAATTGGATTATGTGATCGCCAACGCGGGTGTTGGGCATTTTGCCCCGATCCAAGAGCTGACACCCGAGCAATGGCACGAAACAATCGATATCAATCTGACCGGTGTATTTTACACGGCTAAAGCGACGATCGATGCGCTGATAAAGACAGAAGGGTACTTCATCACTATTTCGAGTCTGGCCGGAACGAACTTTTTCGAGAAAGGCGCGGCCTATAATGCCAGCAAGTTTGGATTAGTGGGCTTCTCACAGGCAATCATGCTTGATCTACGGAGCGAAGGTATTAAAGTGACGACGATTATGCCGGGTTCTGTAGCGACCTACTTCGATAATCACCAGCCCAGCGAGAAAGACGCGTGGAAAATCCAGCCCGAAGACATCGGACAGATGGTCGTTGATCTTATCCGTATGCCCGCCCGTACGTTACCCAGCA
- a CDS encoding DUF4403 family protein, with translation MKPSRRIQLPIALALLLVMTQCQNVDTGPPKSTGFDPAIPPQISYLAGSITFQLPELEAKINRELDPVLVGKETKGGLFSFRVERSGPVRIQYVNQQIQFSAPLQLWLNQPFSSGDESQKKPFCSLNTNFQSPLSVTADWRLSTKVKFTSFNWIKKPEIRILGREIPLADLAQNVLDKHRSSIEQAIDSAIYGDLRLDKTVSPIWQAIQKPISLNKEYGLWLLPKPISVAASPITGNNKQITTHLRIALETKTALTAEQPKSPDVPLPPLQKRDTVSQLAELHVMNFIPYATINRTLTSTLAKEPKKLALGILTINKAAVYGGQRTVIVKTEVSGLIDGVLYLRGRPEFDTKTNTLHVKELDFDAVTDDALSKLVGSIVHRGLRKALESMLTIPLGDKIAQLPQLINTAFEKGPGKTTDLGIESFQFIPQKIAVRPDGIQVPITVKSKVAVQIQKL, from the coding sequence ATGAAACCATCGCGAAGAATTCAGCTGCCGATTGCACTGGCGCTGCTTCTGGTTATGACGCAATGCCAGAACGTGGATACCGGGCCACCGAAATCAACCGGCTTTGATCCCGCAATTCCGCCACAAATTTCGTATCTGGCCGGATCGATAACCTTTCAGTTACCCGAACTGGAAGCCAAAATCAATCGGGAGCTTGACCCCGTTCTGGTAGGGAAAGAGACGAAAGGAGGACTGTTTTCGTTTCGGGTAGAACGGTCGGGACCCGTGCGTATTCAGTATGTCAACCAGCAGATTCAATTTTCGGCGCCACTGCAACTATGGTTGAATCAGCCATTCAGTTCGGGCGACGAGTCTCAGAAGAAACCGTTTTGTTCCCTCAATACGAATTTTCAGAGTCCGTTGAGTGTAACAGCAGACTGGCGACTTTCCACAAAAGTCAAGTTCACTAGTTTTAACTGGATCAAGAAGCCTGAGATTCGGATACTGGGCAGAGAAATTCCGCTGGCTGATCTGGCTCAGAATGTGCTGGACAAGCATCGATCATCCATTGAGCAAGCCATCGACTCGGCGATTTACGGCGATCTGCGGCTCGACAAGACCGTAAGCCCAATCTGGCAAGCCATTCAAAAACCCATATCGCTCAACAAAGAATATGGGCTGTGGTTGTTGCCGAAGCCGATCAGTGTGGCCGCCAGTCCCATCACAGGTAATAACAAGCAAATAACCACGCATTTACGAATTGCTCTCGAAACAAAAACAGCGTTGACCGCTGAACAGCCAAAATCGCCGGATGTGCCACTCCCGCCCTTGCAGAAGCGGGATACCGTGTCACAACTGGCCGAGTTACACGTTATGAATTTTATTCCGTATGCTACCATTAACCGCACGCTGACCAGTACGCTGGCAAAAGAACCCAAAAAGTTGGCACTGGGTATATTGACCATTAATAAAGCGGCCGTCTATGGCGGGCAGCGTACCGTTATCGTGAAAACCGAGGTTAGCGGGCTGATTGATGGCGTATTGTACCTTCGGGGCCGTCCTGAGTTCGATACGAAAACGAATACATTGCACGTCAAGGAGTTGGACTTCGATGCTGTAACGGATGACGCTTTGTCGAAATTAGTGGGATCGATCGTGCACAGAGGGTTGCGGAAAGCGCTCGAAAGTATGCTGACGATACCGTTGGGTGATAAGATTGCGCAACTACCCCAGCTGATCAATACCGCGTTTGAGAAGGGTCCGGGAAAAACGACGGATCTGGGAATCGAATCGTTTCAGTTTATACCGCAGAAAATTGCAGTTCGACCCGACGGCATCCAGGTGCCGATTACGGTTAAATCTAAAGTAGCCGTGCAGATCCAAAAACTATGA
- a CDS encoding Rossmann-fold NAD(P)-binding domain-containing protein encodes MKIRAIITGATGMVGEGVLHECLLSPDVEQVLVINRKPGGVSHPKLREIVHTNVFDLTPIASQLTGYNACFFCLGVSSVGMDEAEYRRLTYDLTLRVAELLAQLNPDMTFGYVSGSGTDSSEQGRIGWARVKGATENALMQLPFKKAYMFRPGFMKPTPGLRNVKSYYKFIAWLYPIGRALYPAGFSTLQELALAMIKSVTLGYEKPILEVNDIVALAKR; translated from the coding sequence ATGAAAATCAGAGCAATTATAACGGGCGCTACCGGCATGGTAGGCGAAGGCGTCCTGCACGAATGTCTGCTGAGTCCGGATGTTGAACAGGTACTGGTTATTAACCGAAAACCCGGTGGCGTATCGCACCCGAAACTGCGCGAAATCGTTCACACGAACGTTTTCGACCTGACACCAATTGCCAGTCAGTTGACGGGCTATAATGCCTGCTTCTTCTGTCTCGGGGTTTCATCGGTTGGCATGGACGAAGCAGAATACCGCCGACTGACCTATGACCTCACGCTTCGGGTAGCCGAACTCCTGGCGCAACTAAATCCAGACATGACATTTGGCTATGTATCGGGAAGCGGTACGGACAGTAGCGAGCAGGGGCGTATTGGCTGGGCGCGGGTGAAAGGCGCGACCGAAAATGCGCTGATGCAGTTACCGTTCAAAAAAGCCTATATGTTCCGTCCGGGTTTTATGAAGCCTACCCCCGGCCTGAGAAACGTGAAAAGCTATTACAAATTTATCGCCTGGCTGTACCCAATTGGCCGAGCACTCTATCCGGCTGGCTTTTCTACCTTGCAGGAGCTGGCCTTAGCCATGATTAAGTCGGTAACGCTGGGTTACGAAAAGCCCATTCTGGAAGTGAACGATATTGTTGCGTTAGCTAAACGATAG
- a CDS encoding CocE/NonD family hydrolase, protein MNRLYCLLLLLIPMCSYAQNPDSTWFRANYIKKEQYIPMRDGTKLFTSIYMPKDNAEKHPILLSRTPYSCAPYGENAYRPFYGNHYKEYLKEGYIMVVQDVRGRWMSEGVFEDVRPYKTDKKANDFDEASDTYDAIDWLVKNLPNNNEKVGVFGISYPGFYSTMAALSNHPALKAVSPQAPVTDWFMGDDFHHNGAFMEMDGFNFYLRRGFGFPRPKPTTVGPKGFPVSTKDSYEYFLRSGALPNLTRFAGDSVRFWNEMMEHPNLDAWWKARNVRNFVGSISPNIATLVVGGLFDAEDCFGAWATYAAIEGKAKNNNKIIMGPWFHGQWAGRGSDGSSLGNVQFGSPTSTYYAENVEVPFFNFYLKGKGSIDKLKEANIFFTGENKWHQFDKWPPASVTEQAMYLQPKGGLSFTRPSAGGKETFTEYVSDPAKPVPYTDGIKANRTREYMTDDQRFAANRPDVLVFKTDVLTDDLTLSGPLVADLMVSMSGTDADFIVKLIDVFPDDFQYKPNDAYIMNGYQMLVRGEVFRGRFRKSFEKPEAFVPGQVSEVKYTLPDVAHTFKKGHRVMVQVQSSWFPLVDRNPQTFVDIYHAKDSDFQKATIKVHHSANAASKIILPVSK, encoded by the coding sequence ATGAATCGCCTTTATTGCCTGTTGCTGCTGCTCATACCCATGTGCTCCTATGCCCAGAATCCGGATTCAACCTGGTTTCGAGCGAATTATATCAAGAAGGAGCAGTACATTCCAATGCGGGACGGAACAAAGTTGTTCACATCCATCTACATGCCGAAGGATAATGCCGAAAAGCACCCGATTCTGTTATCCCGGACACCGTATTCCTGCGCTCCCTATGGCGAAAACGCGTACCGGCCTTTCTACGGCAACCACTATAAAGAGTACCTAAAAGAAGGCTACATCATGGTCGTGCAGGACGTGCGAGGCCGCTGGATGAGCGAGGGTGTCTTCGAAGATGTGCGTCCCTACAAAACCGATAAGAAAGCGAACGATTTCGATGAAGCCAGCGATACGTACGATGCCATCGACTGGCTCGTCAAAAACCTGCCAAATAACAACGAAAAAGTAGGGGTATTTGGCATTTCCTATCCGGGCTTCTATTCGACCATGGCCGCATTGAGTAACCACCCGGCGCTGAAAGCCGTTAGCCCGCAGGCACCCGTTACGGACTGGTTCATGGGCGACGATTTTCACCACAATGGTGCGTTCATGGAAATGGATGGCTTCAATTTCTACCTCCGTCGCGGGTTCGGCTTTCCCCGGCCTAAACCAACAACCGTTGGGCCCAAGGGGTTTCCGGTTTCGACCAAAGACAGCTACGAGTACTTTCTGCGCAGTGGTGCGCTGCCAAACCTGACCCGGTTTGCGGGCGACAGTGTGCGATTCTGGAATGAGATGATGGAACATCCCAATCTGGATGCCTGGTGGAAGGCCCGTAACGTCCGGAATTTCGTAGGCTCCATTTCGCCCAACATTGCGACGCTGGTTGTGGGTGGTCTGTTCGACGCGGAGGATTGTTTCGGTGCCTGGGCGACCTACGCAGCCATTGAAGGCAAAGCAAAAAATAACAACAAAATCATTATGGGACCGTGGTTTCATGGGCAGTGGGCGGGCCGCGGCAGTGATGGATCGTCGCTGGGAAATGTGCAGTTTGGGAGTCCAACCAGCACGTATTACGCGGAAAATGTCGAGGTTCCGTTCTTTAACTTTTACCTGAAGGGCAAAGGCAGTATTGATAAACTTAAAGAAGCGAACATCTTTTTTACGGGCGAAAATAAATGGCATCAGTTCGACAAATGGCCACCGGCCAGCGTAACCGAACAGGCTATGTATCTGCAACCCAAAGGTGGACTAAGCTTCACCCGGCCATCGGCCGGCGGAAAAGAGACGTTTACGGAATACGTGAGCGATCCGGCCAAACCGGTTCCGTATACGGATGGTATCAAAGCGAACCGCACGCGGGAGTACATGACCGATGACCAGCGATTTGCCGCCAATCGGCCTGACGTACTGGTCTTCAAAACAGACGTGCTGACCGATGATCTGACGCTGTCGGGGCCGCTCGTCGCCGATTTGATGGTGAGCATGAGCGGGACCGATGCGGATTTTATCGTCAAACTAATCGACGTGTTTCCCGACGATTTTCAGTACAAACCGAATGACGCATACATTATGAACGGCTACCAGATGCTGGTTCGGGGTGAGGTGTTCCGGGGGCGTTTCCGCAAGAGCTTCGAGAAGCCGGAAGCCTTCGTACCCGGTCAGGTCAGTGAGGTCAAGTACACCTTGCCCGATGTGGCGCATACGTTCAAAAAAGGCCACCGCGTCATGGTGCAGGTGCAGAGTTCCTGGTTCCCGCTGGTTGACCGTAATCCGCAGACGTTCGTCGATATTTACCACGCTAAAGACAGTGATTTTCAGAAGGCTACGATAAAAGTGCACCACAGCGCCAACGCAGCCAGCAAAATCATCCTGCCGGTCAGCAAATGA
- a CDS encoding TlpA disulfide reductase family protein: MKKLASLTLSLLPSLLWAQSGPYTIQGQLGTSGSPAKAYLRYMAGSTVKLDSTTIQNGKFEFKGSVENPMKGNLLVVKNGASLNKNTSVPSISLYLEPGTIKVISPDSLKNALVSGTQLNVDNQKLEASLKTTREKMEKLMQEYRSATPEQRSKKEFEESIDKRYEAIEAEQKAVYAQFVKAMPKSLVSLDALKSFGGYAPEYGDVKPVFDGLDETVKNSKAGQEYTAVMNRIKATSVGEMAPDFTQADTSGKAVALHDFKGKYVLVDFWASWCGPCRAENPNVVKNYNEFKSKNFTVLGVSLDRPNAKEAWLKAIHKDNLTWTQVSDLKFWDNDVAKQYGIRAIPQNFLIGPDGKIVAKNVRGEALGKKLTEVLAGQP, translated from the coding sequence ATGAAAAAATTAGCCTCTCTGACACTAAGCCTGTTGCCTTCGTTGCTGTGGGCCCAAAGCGGACCTTACACGATTCAAGGACAATTAGGGACCTCCGGTTCTCCCGCCAAAGCTTACCTGCGCTACATGGCAGGAAGCACGGTAAAGCTCGACTCGACAACGATCCAGAACGGAAAGTTCGAGTTTAAGGGCTCGGTCGAGAACCCAATGAAAGGTAATCTGCTGGTTGTCAAAAACGGAGCAAGCCTGAACAAGAACACGTCGGTTCCGTCGATCAGCCTGTACCTTGAACCCGGTACGATCAAGGTTATCAGCCCGGACTCGCTCAAAAATGCGCTGGTGAGCGGAACGCAGCTTAACGTAGACAACCAGAAGCTGGAAGCGTCGCTGAAAACGACCCGCGAGAAAATGGAAAAATTGATGCAGGAGTACCGGTCGGCTACGCCCGAACAGCGCAGCAAGAAAGAGTTTGAGGAGTCGATCGACAAACGTTACGAAGCCATTGAAGCCGAGCAGAAAGCGGTGTATGCGCAGTTTGTAAAAGCCATGCCCAAGAGTCTGGTGAGCCTCGACGCGCTGAAATCGTTCGGTGGTTATGCCCCGGAATATGGCGATGTTAAGCCGGTATTCGACGGACTCGATGAAACCGTCAAGAACAGCAAAGCCGGTCAGGAATATACCGCTGTCATGAACCGGATCAAAGCGACGTCGGTAGGGGAGATGGCACCCGATTTCACCCAGGCCGATACGTCCGGAAAAGCGGTTGCCTTACACGATTTCAAAGGAAAGTACGTGCTGGTCGACTTCTGGGCGAGTTGGTGCGGACCCTGCCGGGCCGAAAATCCGAACGTAGTAAAAAACTACAACGAGTTCAAAAGCAAAAACTTTACGGTACTCGGCGTATCGCTAGATCGTCCCAATGCGAAAGAAGCCTGGCTGAAGGCCATTCATAAAGACAATCTGACCTGGACGCAGGTGTCGGATCTAAAATTCTGGGATAATGACGTTGCCAAACAATACGGCATCCGGGCAATACCGCAGAATTTCCTGATTGGCCCCGATGGTAAAATTGTAGCCAAAAATGTTCGTGGTGAAGCACTTGGTAAAAAATTGACCGAAGTATTGGCTGGTCAACCCTAA
- a CDS encoding LytTR family DNA-binding domain-containing protein has protein sequence MLKKVVAYLSGYGNYTYINYHDGSRILSTLTLSRVLEQHTHFIRIHKHAAVNPDCVKHWRMMKKKHSTVIVHFGDSTHELDIARRRVDTVKAQLDAEVVE, from the coding sequence ATGCTTAAAAAGGTAGTTGCTTATCTGTCTGGCTACGGAAATTACACCTACATCAATTACCACGATGGAAGCCGGATACTAAGCACATTAACCCTATCCCGTGTTCTGGAGCAACACACCCACTTCATTCGTATCCACAAACATGCTGCCGTGAATCCGGACTGCGTAAAGCATTGGCGAATGATGAAAAAGAAACATAGTACAGTTATTGTTCACTTTGGGGACAGCACCCACGAATTAGACATTGCCCGTCGGCGTGTCGATACCGTCAAAGCACAGCTTGATGCAGAGGTCGTGGAATGA
- a CDS encoding DUF3820 family protein — protein MAEEIAHGDPNILRELVHYQMPFGKHKGQLLRQLPMPYLEWFAQKGFPPGKLGMLLQTMLEIKLNGLEYLLNGLNNQQ, from the coding sequence ATGGCGGAAGAAATAGCACACGGCGATCCGAACATACTACGTGAACTCGTTCATTATCAAATGCCTTTCGGCAAGCACAAAGGTCAACTCCTTCGTCAATTGCCCATGCCCTATCTGGAGTGGTTTGCTCAAAAAGGATTTCCGCCGGGCAAACTCGGCATGTTGCTACAGACCATGCTCGAAATCAAGCTAAACGGACTTGAGTATTTGCTGAATGGGCTGAACAATCAACAATAA
- a CDS encoding M90 family metallopeptidase, with protein sequence MGILIGIIVLVIGGLVWQYVQRKAVDALPLPATYPQLLQDHVAYYRSLSDDKKRLFENRVNQFLHHTKIEGVGTTVDDLDKALVASSAIIPIFGFDDWSYPLTDVLLYEDRFNADYQTTGEDRNILGMVGEGGALQSTMVLSKPALHDGFVNETSKGNTGIHEFVHLLDKADGATDGLPEYMLEKEHVKPWLQLIHRSIQDIKANHSDINPYGITNEAEFFAVVSEYFFKRPDLLQEKHPELFLRLEEIFRQNPIMPGEAVAH encoded by the coding sequence ATGGGTATTCTGATTGGTATAATAGTCCTTGTTATTGGCGGGCTGGTCTGGCAATATGTACAGCGCAAAGCGGTGGATGCGTTGCCTTTACCCGCCACGTATCCGCAACTGTTGCAGGATCATGTCGCGTACTACCGTTCTCTGAGCGACGACAAAAAGCGGTTATTTGAAAATCGGGTCAACCAGTTTCTACACCACACCAAAATTGAAGGTGTCGGTACGACCGTCGACGATCTGGATAAAGCACTGGTCGCTAGCAGCGCCATCATTCCTATTTTCGGATTCGATGACTGGTCGTATCCATTGACCGATGTGCTGCTCTACGAAGATCGATTCAACGCCGATTACCAAACGACCGGCGAAGACCGGAATATTCTGGGAATGGTGGGCGAGGGGGGTGCCTTACAAAGCACGATGGTGCTGTCGAAACCTGCTTTGCATGATGGGTTTGTCAACGAAACCAGCAAAGGCAATACAGGTATTCACGAGTTCGTGCATCTGCTCGACAAGGCCGACGGGGCTACCGATGGCTTACCGGAATACATGCTCGAAAAAGAGCACGTCAAACCCTGGTTACAACTCATTCACCGGAGTATTCAGGACATCAAAGCCAACCATTCGGATATCAATCCATACGGCATTACGAATGAAGCGGAGTTCTTTGCTGTCGTGTCCGAGTACTTCTTCAAGCGACCTGATTTGTTGCAGGAAAAGCACCCGGAGCTATTCCTACGGCTGGAAGAAATCTTTCGGCAAAATCCAATAATGCCCGGTGAAGCCGTTGCGCACTAA